From the genome of Triticum aestivum cultivar Chinese Spring chromosome 3B, IWGSC CS RefSeq v2.1, whole genome shotgun sequence, one region includes:
- the LOC123068252 gene encoding fruit protein pKIWI502, translating to MLLRSPPRRLHLLRPHRLRALSNAAAAALAGPPPAPTEWTEAPVASVRAATADASLFHVSLDLSAHGPLLASHVAAGQFLPFRLPSAPYPIFLAISSPPPASSSGSPPKSFDFLVKRLPGTPSARLCDLRPGDLVPVGGSVVGRGFEVSRIADARDVLVFATGSGISPIRSLIESGFGESEKIDVSLFYGVRNLQRMAYQERFSDWESRGIKIIPVLSRPDDQWTGQRGYVQNAFSRAKKVINPSSTGAILCGHKQMTEEITRALVADGMSKDKILTNF from the exons ATGctcctccggtcgccgccgcggcgcCTCCACCTGCTCCGCCCGCACCGGCTTCGCGCTCTCTCCAACGCTGCCGCCGCGGCCCTCGCGGGCCCGCCCCCCGCCCCGACCGAGTGGACGGAGGCGCCCGTCGCCTCGGTCCGCGCGGCCACCGCCGACGCCTCCCTCTTCCACGTCTCCCTCGACCTCTCCGCCCACGGGCCCCTCCTCGCCTCCCACGTCGCCGCCGGCCAGTTCCTCCCCTTCCGCCTCCCCTCCGCGCCCTACCCCATCTTCCTCGCCATCTCCTCCCctcccccggcctcctcctccgggtCTCCTCCCAAATCGTTCGATTTCCTCGTCAAGCGCCTCCCCGGCACCCCCTCCGCGCGCCTCTGCGACCTCCGCCCCGGCGACCTCGTCCCCGTCGGCGGCAGCGTCGTCGGCCGCGGGTTCGAGGTAAGCAGGATCGCCGACGCCCGCGACGTCCTCGTCTTCGCCACCGGATCCGGGATCAG TCCAATCCGGTCACTCATTGAGTCAGGTTTTGGTGAAAGTGAGAAGATTGATGTAAGCCTGTTTTATGGGGTGAGAAACCTTCAAAGGATGGCTTATCAG GAAAGGTTCAGTGACTGGGAATCGAGAGGAATAAAAATTATACCTGTTCTCTCTAGACCAGATGATCAATGGACTGGCCAGCGAGGCTATGTTCAG AATGCATTTTCAAGGGCAAAGAAGGTTATAAATCCATCATCGACGGGAGCAATTTTGTGTGGACATAAACAGATGACTGAG GAAATTACTAGAGCTCTTGTTGCTGATGGTATGTCCAAAGATAAAATCTTAACAAACTTCTGA